A region from the Benincasa hispida cultivar B227 chromosome 10, ASM972705v1, whole genome shotgun sequence genome encodes:
- the LOC120088621 gene encoding zinc finger CCCH domain-containing protein 24, which produces MAASSIEETLVTEAPITSDAHLQTSMDAQDNTDNFPVTTALPPESLPDQSDCQSNGASVAGEKRKRTDPDSNTENPKLDPSLNPLWKTSLCSYFRRNSGSCSHGSECRYAHGEEELRQRPDNSWDPTSERAKKVMKVGEEVKEEEVMMTEAVVDDDEEDGNDGRDNGLSKCLVHLPRKWNSENLRNYLNEQSILFNFAKKKKGMTVGFVSFKSTEQLKSSVEELQGKVIGKKNLKVADVIPRSFEKTIKSLIDCDNSSVSSVVVSLTSNDGEDAANINDGSSTPSDSVSKGKSAREVVAPLAHMSYSDQLDHKKNSLLHVLKKLTRNARKACPHGVSLPEWILKSRDIGGIACSFEGILESPIIDGYRNKCEFSVGYSLEGKPTVGFMLGNFREGVTAVKEPENCPNVSRISCKYASIFQEFLQLSSLPIWNRFKNVGFWRQLTVREGRNPGKLIDSDNSDASISEVMLIVQVCSVGVECELMTSEFKRLAQAFAEGSVTNSPPLPLTSLVIQHHQGISNAAPTDTPLQPLTIPKVHGAELEAPNDAVEPRIHDYISNLKFCISPTAFFQVNTLAAEKLYSLAGDWAGLGPDTLLFDICCGTGTIGLTLAHRVGMVVGIEMNASAVSDAQRNAEINGINNCKFICAKAEDVMGSLLKEYLKGAKKEGEILSDTNGNDGISSASKQSEEIPGAPVKNEETPDASEKSEEIQGASEKSDEVPATGERNASMDDKEQDPVVNHVPENDVNALKTSEVASEENGSQLNCCNPESGTKQFKNVVAIVDPPRGGLHPIVTKVLRTHTHLRRLVYISCNPESLMANAIELCTPSSEKIEKGNKNNRGWRNMGSAGLARHRVKSMPMSEPFRPVKAMAVDLFPHTPHCEMVMLLER; this is translated from the exons ATGGCGGCCTCTTCAATTGAAGAAACCCTTGTTACTGAAGCCCCAATAACTTCCGATGCTCATCTACAAACCTCGATGGACGCCCAAGACAACACTGATAACTTCCCAGTCACTACTGCTCTGCCGCCGGAATCTTTACCGGACCAATCTGATTGCCAATCCAACGGAGCTAGTGTTGCGGGGGAAAAGCGGAAGAGAACGGACCCTGATTCTAATACTGAGAATCCGAAGCTGGATCCGTCTCTGAATCCTCTTTGGAAAACTAGTTTATGCTCTTACTTTAGGCGTAATTCGGGGTCGTGTAGCCACGGAAGTGAGTGTCGCTATGCTCATGGCGAGGAGGAGCTAAGGCAACGCCCTGATAACTCGTGGGATCCCACATCAGAGCGGGCTAAGAAGGTGATGAAAGTGGGGGAGGAAGTTAAGGAAGAGGAGGTCATGATGACGGAGGCTGTCGTTGACGACGACGAGGAGGATGGCAATGACGGAAGGGATAATGGGCTTAGCAAATGCTTAGTTCATTTGCCGAGGAAATGGAATTCTGAGAATCTGAGGAACTATTTGAATGAACAG AGTATTCTCTTTAATTTCgccaagaaaaagaaagggatgACTGTAGGTtttgttagttttaaaagtacAGAACAGTTGAAAAGTTCTGTTGAG GAGTTGCAAGGAAAAGTTATCGgcaaaaagaatttgaaggttGCAGATGTGATTCCCAGATCATTTGAAAAGACAATTAAATCATTGATCGATTGTGATAATAGCTCTGTATCTTCAGTGGTTGTCTCTTTAACATCAAATGATGGTGAAGATGCTGCTAACATAAATGATGGGAGTTCTACTCCTAGTGATTCTGTTTCAAAAGGAAAAAGTGCCCGTGAAGTGGTGGCTCCCCTTGCTCACATGTCATACAGTGATCAGTTAgatcataaaaaaaactcattgtTGCATGTTCTCAAAAAACTT ACTAGGAATGCACGAAAAGCCTGTCCACACGGTGTTTCTCTTCCTGAATGGATATTGAAATCAAGGGATATAG GTGGTATTGCATGCAGTTTTGAGGGTATCCTTGAATCACCAATTATAGATGGATACCGTAACAAATGTGAGTTTTCAGTTGGATACTCTTTGGAGGGCAAGCCAACTGTGGGGTTTATGTTGGGAAATTTCAG GGAGGGTGTTACAGCTGTTAAAGAACCTGAAAATTGTCCCAATGTTTCTAGAATTTCTTGCAAATATGCATCGATTTTCCAGGAATTTTTGCAACTTTCAAGCTTGCCAATTTGGAATAGATTTAAGAATGTTGGGTTTTGGCGTCAATTAACG GTTCGAGAAGGACGGAATCCAGGGAAGTTGATTGATTCTGATAATTCTGATGCAAGCATCAGTGAGGTCATGCTCATTGTCCAG GTCTGCTCTGTAGGTGTTGAGTGTGAACTAATGACCAGTGAGTTCAAGAGACTTGCTCAAGCTTTTGCTGAAGGATCTGTTACAAATTCACCGCCATTGCCACTAACTTCTTTAGTCATTCAG CACCACCAAGGAATTTCAAATGCAGCACCTACTGATACTCCACTTCAGCCCCTAACCATTCCAAAAGTCCATGGCGCTGAACTGGAGGCCCCTAATGATGCTGTGGAGCCTAGAATCCACGATTACATTAGCAACCTTAAGTTTTGCATATCTCCAACTGCCTTTTTCCAG GTGAATACACTTGCTGCTGAGAAGCTGTATTCACTTGCTGGGGATTGGGCTGGGTTGGGCCCTGATACTTTGCTGTTTGATATTTGCTGTGGAACTGGAACAATTGGGCTGACTTTAGCACATCGTGTTGGTATG GTTGTTGGTATCGAAATGAATGCTTCTGCAGTGTCTGATGCTCAGAGGAATGCTGAAATCAATGGcataaataattgtaaatttatTTGTGCAAAG GCAGAGGATGTGATGGGATCTTTATTGAAAGAATACCTAAAAGGAGCCAAGAAAGAAGGGGAAATTTTAAGCGACACCAATGGAAATGATGGAATTTCAAGTGCCTCTAAGCAAAGTGAGGAAATTCCTGGTGCCCCCGTGAAAAATGAGGAAACTCCAGATGCCTCCGAAAAAAGTGAGGAAATTCAAGGTGCTTCAGAAAAAAGTGACGAAGTTCCTGCAACTGGGGAAAGAAATGCCTCAATGGATGACAAAGAACAAGATCCTGTAGTGAACCATGTACCTGAAAACGATGTGAATGCACTCAAGACTTCAGAGGTTGCCAGTGAAGAGAATGGGAGCCAACTCAACTGTTGCAATCCAGAAAGTGGGACTAAGCAGTTCAAAAATGTTGTTGCTATCGTAGACCCTCCCCGCGGTGGACTTCATCCCATT GTGACGAAGGTTCTGAGAACGCATACGCATCTGAGGAGACTAGT TTACATTTCATGCAATCCTGAAAGTTTGATGGCAAATGCCATTGAGCTGTGTACACCATCGTCAGAGAAAATTGAGAAGGGAAACAAGAACAACCGAGGGTGGAGAAATATGGGCAGTGCTGGTCTTGCTCGTCACCGGGTCAAGTCCATGCCGATGTCCGAGCCTTTTCGGCCTGTAAAAGCAATGGCTGTAGATCTTTTTCCTCATACGCCCCACTGTGAGATGGTGATGCTGCTGGAGAGGTAG
- the LOC120087635 gene encoding F-box/kelch-repeat protein At5g60570 → MEDEKAGYSSNVDLIERTLDGSQRRRISNDSLIPGLNDDAAMNCFAYVRRSDYASLACVNSRFNKQIRSGAVAELRKKIGIVEYWVYLVCDLKEWEVFDPDRNKWMALPKMPCDECFNHADKESLAVGSELLVFGREFYDFAIWRYAFFSHSWVKCRGMNQPRCLFGSGSLGSIAIVAGGSDKKGNVLKSAELYDSSKGRWEMLPDMHVPRRSCSGFFMNEKFYVIGGMSSPTASLTCGEEYDLKKRKWRKIEGMYPYVNQGAQAPPLVAVVENELYAVEHLTNMVMKYDKMGNTWNVLGRLPVRADSSNGWGLAFKACGEKLLVVGGQRGPEGESIVLSSWCPKSGVNNGILDWKIVGVKEHVGVFVYNCAVMGC, encoded by the coding sequence ATGGAGGATGAAAAAGCTGGTTATTCTTCAAATGTAGATTTGATAGAAAGAACACTTGATGGTTCACAGCGTCGACGCATATCGAATGATTCACTTATACCAGGGCTCAATGATGATGCAGCAATGAATTGCTTTGCTTACGTTCGAAGGTCAGATTATGCTTCTTTAGCATGTGTTAACTCAAGGTTTAACAAGCAGATTAGAAGTGGTGCTGTGGCTGAGTTGAGGAAGAAGATAGGGATTGTGGAGTATTGGGTGTATCTGGTTTGTGATTTAAAGGAGTGGGAGGTGTTTGATCCTGATAGAAATAAATGGATGGCATTGCCTAAGATGCCATGTGATGAGTGTTTCAACCATGCTGATAAGGAGTCCTTAGCAGTAGGCAGCGAGTTGTTGGTTTTCGGTCGGGAGTTTTACGATTTTGCTATATGGAGATATGCGTTTTTTTCTCATTCTTGGGTAAAATGTCGAGGAATGAACCAGCCTCGTTGTTTGTTTGGGTCAGGTAGCCTTGGTTCAATAGCGATTGTAGCAGGTGGGAGTGATAAAAAGGGGAATGTTCTTAAATCAGCAGAGTTATATGACTCGTCAAAGGGTCGGTGGGAAATGTTGCCCGATATGCATGTCCCTCGTCGGTCGTGTTCTGGGTTCTTTATGAACGAGAAATTCTACGTGATTGGTGGGATGTCGAGTCCTACAGCATCACTAACATGTGGAGAGGAGTATGATTTAAAGAagagaaagtggagaaaaaTAGAAGGCATGTATCCATACGTGAATCAAGGTGCTCAGGCTCCTCCTCTAGTTGCAGTTGTGGAGAATGAACTATATGCAGTGGAGCATTTAACAAACATGGTTATGAAGTATGACAAAATGGGGAACACATGGAATGTGTTGGGGAGACTTCCAGTGAGAGCAGATTCTTCAAATGGATGGGGACTTGCTTTCAAGGCTTGTGGGGAAAAGCTTCTGGTTGTAGGAGGACAGAGAGGGCCAGAAGGTGAATCTATTGTGCTAAGTTCTTGGTGTCCAAAGTCAGGAGTCAATAATGGGATTTTGGATTGGAAGATAGTAGGAGTGAAGGAACATGTTGGGGTTTTTGTCTACAACTGTGCAGTTATGGGCTGTTGA
- the LOC120087634 gene encoding serine/threonine-protein kinase GRIK2 isoform X2, whose protein sequence is MASVGIAYWTWACCPSSRCESDMEDEESCSSHDDMTSPTHEEETESHSRGKNSEEILRHRTQNGLICRQFPVKETNTVIRSEDENGNKMVNEYVREYKIGSGSYGKVVLYRSRMDGKYYAIKAFHKSHLSKLRVAPSETAMTDVLREVLIMKMLEHPNIVNLLEVIDDPDDDRFYMVLEYVEGKWACEGSDPPRGLDENIARKYLRDIVSGLMYLHAHNIVHGDIKPDNLLITLDGTVKIGDFSVSQVFEDANDELRRSPGTPVFTAPECCLGITYHGKAADTWAVGVTLYCMILGQYPFLGETLQDTYDKIVNNPLLLPDDMNPQLRDLLEGILSKDPSQRMTLDSIAKHSWVIGEEGQIPQYLCWCKRKSLMVEEQSNLQPEENGSKYDDFDVAPPNLSM, encoded by the exons ATGGCATCCGTTGGAATAGCATACTGGACTTGGGCTTGCTGCCCTTCATCCCGTTGTGAATCAG ACATGGAAGATGAAGAAAGCTGCTCGTCTCATGATGATATGACCAGTCCTACACACGAAGAAGAAACCGAATCACATAGCCGCGGAAAAAATTCTGAAGAGATTTTGCGGCATAGAACGCAGAATGGTTTGATTTGCCGGCAATTTCCTGTCAAGGAGACGAACACAGTTATTCGCTCAGAG gatgaaaatggaaacaaGATGGTCAATGAATATGTTCGTGAGTATAAGATTGGTTCTGGTAGTTATGGGAAAGTG GTTCTATATCGAAGCCGTATGGATGGAAAATACTACGCAATTAAG GCATTTCACAAGTCACATTTGTCAAAGCTGCGAGTTGCTCCTTCAGAGACAGCTATGACTGATGTTCTTCGTGAG GTTTTAATCATGAAAATGTTGGAACATCCAAACATAGTCAATCTGCTTGAGGTGATAGATGATCCGGACGATGATCGCTTTTATATGG TTCTTGAATATGTGGAAGGCAAATGGGCTTGTGAGGGTTCTGATCCACCACGTGGTCTAGATGAAAATATTGCTCGGAAATATTTGCGTGATATTGTCTCAGGACTGATGTATCTCCATGCTCAT AATATAGTGCATGGTGACATTAAACCAGATAATTTGTTGATAACTCTTGATGGTACGGTGAAGATAGGGGACTTCAGTGTTAGCCAGGTTTTTGAG GATGCAAACGATGAGCTTCGCCGTTCTCCTGGGACTCCTGTTTTTACTGCACCAGAATGCTGTTTAG GTATAACTTATCATGGCAAAGCCGCTGACACATGGGCAGTTGGGGTGACCCTGTACTGTATGATACTCGGTCAATATCCGTTTCTTGGAGAGACACTGCAAGATACGTATGATAAA ATTGTCAATAATCCATTATTGCTACCTGATGATATGAATCCCCAGCTGAGAGATTTATTGGAAGGAATTCTAAGTAAAG ACCCGAGCCAGAGGATGACACTGGACTCCATAGCAAAGCACAGCTGGGTGATTGGAGAAGAAGGTCAAATCCCACAATACCTATGCTGGTGCAAGCGCAAGAGTTTGATGGTGGAAGAACAATCAAACTTGCAACCAGAAGAAAATGGGAGTAAATATGACGATTTTGACGTGGCTCCTCCTAATTTGTCTATGTAG
- the LOC120087634 gene encoding serine/threonine-protein kinase GRIK1 isoform X1, translating into MYKKSFSISKMMGCCGCFGFTKKPKRVLRPASGFNRLSEDFLLGEDMEDEESCSSHDDMTSPTHEEETESHSRGKNSEEILRHRTQNGLICRQFPVKETNTVIRSEDENGNKMVNEYVREYKIGSGSYGKVVLYRSRMDGKYYAIKAFHKSHLSKLRVAPSETAMTDVLREVLIMKMLEHPNIVNLLEVIDDPDDDRFYMVLEYVEGKWACEGSDPPRGLDENIARKYLRDIVSGLMYLHAHNIVHGDIKPDNLLITLDGTVKIGDFSVSQVFEDANDELRRSPGTPVFTAPECCLGITYHGKAADTWAVGVTLYCMILGQYPFLGETLQDTYDKIVNNPLLLPDDMNPQLRDLLEGILSKDPSQRMTLDSIAKHSWVIGEEGQIPQYLCWCKRKSLMVEEQSNLQPEENGSKYDDFDVAPPNLSM; encoded by the exons ATGTACAAAAAAAGTTTCTCTATTTCCAAAATGATGGGCTGTTGTGGTTGCTTTGGGTTTACCAAAAAACCTAAAAGAGTGTTGAGACCTGCTTCTGGCTTCAACCGCCTTTCTGAGGATTTTTTGTTGGGTGAAGACATGGAAGATGAAGAAAGCTGCTCGTCTCATGATGATATGACCAGTCCTACACACGAAGAAGAAACCGAATCACATAGCCGCGGAAAAAATTCTGAAGAGATTTTGCGGCATAGAACGCAGAATGGTTTGATTTGCCGGCAATTTCCTGTCAAGGAGACGAACACAGTTATTCGCTCAGAG gatgaaaatggaaacaaGATGGTCAATGAATATGTTCGTGAGTATAAGATTGGTTCTGGTAGTTATGGGAAAGTG GTTCTATATCGAAGCCGTATGGATGGAAAATACTACGCAATTAAG GCATTTCACAAGTCACATTTGTCAAAGCTGCGAGTTGCTCCTTCAGAGACAGCTATGACTGATGTTCTTCGTGAG GTTTTAATCATGAAAATGTTGGAACATCCAAACATAGTCAATCTGCTTGAGGTGATAGATGATCCGGACGATGATCGCTTTTATATGG TTCTTGAATATGTGGAAGGCAAATGGGCTTGTGAGGGTTCTGATCCACCACGTGGTCTAGATGAAAATATTGCTCGGAAATATTTGCGTGATATTGTCTCAGGACTGATGTATCTCCATGCTCAT AATATAGTGCATGGTGACATTAAACCAGATAATTTGTTGATAACTCTTGATGGTACGGTGAAGATAGGGGACTTCAGTGTTAGCCAGGTTTTTGAG GATGCAAACGATGAGCTTCGCCGTTCTCCTGGGACTCCTGTTTTTACTGCACCAGAATGCTGTTTAG GTATAACTTATCATGGCAAAGCCGCTGACACATGGGCAGTTGGGGTGACCCTGTACTGTATGATACTCGGTCAATATCCGTTTCTTGGAGAGACACTGCAAGATACGTATGATAAA ATTGTCAATAATCCATTATTGCTACCTGATGATATGAATCCCCAGCTGAGAGATTTATTGGAAGGAATTCTAAGTAAAG ACCCGAGCCAGAGGATGACACTGGACTCCATAGCAAAGCACAGCTGGGTGATTGGAGAAGAAGGTCAAATCCCACAATACCTATGCTGGTGCAAGCGCAAGAGTTTGATGGTGGAAGAACAATCAAACTTGCAACCAGAAGAAAATGGGAGTAAATATGACGATTTTGACGTGGCTCCTCCTAATTTGTCTATGTAG